A window from Dehalobacter sp. DCA encodes these proteins:
- a CDS encoding putative ABC transporter permease, producing MGSSEMDILLFFTIYSFLGWMLESGFACIVHGKFVNRGFLAGFFCPLYGFSAVLVLLSSQWASSVFESSPAAVLISILMAALVVTGLEYLTGFLLEKIFHYKWWDYSNKTANLKGYICLEYSVLWGLLAFVLLQYVHPVISARVFLIPAEVKVYLVIAFIVYFFADTVKSVGDALNLREVILNYANVPVIKYREKVLKYKRFFLAFPRLMVLNAGIINRDVRSILNERLNKIKIELKDRFQ from the coding sequence ATGGGAAGCAGCGAAATGGATATTCTGTTATTCTTTACAATCTATTCTTTTTTAGGCTGGATGCTGGAATCGGGGTTTGCCTGCATCGTCCATGGAAAATTTGTCAACAGGGGCTTTTTAGCCGGATTCTTTTGCCCGCTTTATGGTTTTAGCGCTGTTTTAGTGCTTCTTTCTTCCCAATGGGCGAGTTCCGTCTTTGAAAGCTCACCAGCCGCAGTACTGATCAGTATTTTGATGGCTGCCCTGGTTGTTACCGGATTGGAATATCTGACAGGGTTTCTTCTGGAAAAAATATTTCACTACAAATGGTGGGACTACAGCAATAAAACCGCCAATCTAAAGGGGTATATCTGTCTGGAATATTCTGTACTCTGGGGTTTGCTGGCCTTTGTGCTGCTCCAGTATGTTCATCCGGTCATTTCGGCAAGGGTATTCTTGATACCGGCGGAAGTCAAGGTGTATCTGGTCATTGCGTTTATTGTCTACTTTTTCGCAGATACAGTGAAATCTGTCGGCGATGCGCTGAATCTCAGGGAAGTCATTCTGAATTATGCCAACGTCCCCGTAATCAAATATCGAGAAAAGGTATTGAAATACAAACGGTTTTTCCTGGCTTTTCCACGCCTGATGGTTTTGAATGCGGGTATCATTAACCGTGATGTAAGGAGCATCCTGAATGAAAGGCTTAACAAAATTAAGATCGAACTTAAAGACAGATTCCAGTGA
- a CDS encoding HD domain-containing protein, protein MKGLTKLRSNLKTDSSDFDEYRDCIQELIINEKLYVMEKYIHHKHITCLEHSFSVSYTSFMLCRRLGLDFRSAARGGLLHDFFLYDWHTTKPEKGLHGFTHPSAALENAGKYFILNDVEKDIIVKHMWPLTVKPPRYTESFVVAFADKYCALFEIVIPKIGDSKEGSFKNADDQQPQLERK, encoded by the coding sequence ATGAAAGGCTTAACAAAATTAAGATCGAACTTAAAGACAGATTCCAGTGATTTCGATGAATACCGGGACTGTATTCAGGAATTGATCATTAACGAAAAACTGTATGTCATGGAGAAGTATATTCATCATAAGCATATTACCTGTCTGGAACACAGCTTTTCCGTGTCCTACACCAGTTTTATGCTTTGCCGTAGACTGGGGCTCGACTTCCGGTCTGCGGCGCGGGGCGGACTCCTGCACGACTTTTTTCTGTATGACTGGCATACGACGAAACCGGAAAAGGGGTTGCACGGATTTACGCATCCGTCAGCTGCCCTGGAAAATGCCGGCAAGTATTTTATTTTGAATGATGTGGAAAAGGACATTATTGTCAAGCATATGTGGCCCTTAACTGTGAAACCGCCGCGCTATACGGAATCGTTTGTTGTCGCCTTCGCAGATAAATACTGCGCACTGTTTGAAATCGTTATTCCAAAAATCGGCGATAGCAAGGAAGGATCATTTAAAAACGCTGATGATCAGCAACCACAATTAGAAAGAAAATGA
- the gap gene encoding type I glyceraldehyde-3-phosphate dehydrogenase: protein MSVKVAINGFGRIGRLCMRALLESSGDLEVVAVNDLGKADMLAHLLKYDSTHGTLPYDVIVEDGVMKVKGSTIKLLAEKNPEELPWKEMGIDVVIESTGRFVDREGAGKHLKAGAKKVVISAPGKDEDITIVMGVNDDKYDPAKHHIISNASCTTNCLAPVAKVIMKEFGIEQGMMTTTHSVTNDQRILDFEHSDWRRARAAFQSMIPTTTGAAKAVALVLPELKGKLNGLAVRVPTPNVSLVDFVVNVSKVTTKEEVNAKLKQAAEGELKGILSYNELPLVSSDYNGNNASSIVDGLSTMVIGDKMVKVLAWYDNESGYSNRVVDVIKMMAARGL, encoded by the coding sequence ATGTCCGTTAAAGTAGCAATCAATGGTTTTGGCAGAATCGGAAGGCTTTGTATGAGAGCTCTCCTTGAATCTTCAGGGGATTTGGAAGTCGTTGCAGTCAATGATCTTGGCAAAGCAGATATGCTGGCGCATTTGCTGAAATATGATTCTACCCACGGTACACTGCCTTACGATGTTATCGTCGAAGATGGTGTGATGAAGGTCAAAGGAAGCACCATAAAACTTCTGGCCGAAAAGAACCCGGAAGAGCTACCCTGGAAAGAAATGGGCATCGATGTCGTGATTGAATCGACCGGAAGATTTGTGGACAGGGAAGGCGCAGGTAAACACCTGAAAGCAGGCGCTAAAAAGGTTGTGATTTCGGCACCCGGTAAAGATGAAGATATCACGATTGTGATGGGTGTCAATGACGATAAATATGATCCGGCCAAACATCATATCATTTCCAACGCTTCTTGTACCACCAACTGCCTGGCTCCTGTTGCGAAAGTGATTATGAAAGAATTTGGCATCGAGCAGGGAATGATGACAACAACGCACTCCGTAACCAATGACCAGAGAATTCTAGACTTTGAGCATTCCGACTGGCGCAGAGCCAGAGCTGCATTCCAATCAATGATCCCGACAACCACAGGAGCGGCAAAAGCCGTGGCCCTTGTTTTGCCAGAACTCAAAGGAAAGCTGAATGGTCTGGCAGTAAGAGTCCCGACACCGAATGTGTCTTTGGTCGATTTTGTTGTGAATGTCAGCAAAGTGACGACGAAGGAAGAAGTCAATGCCAAGCTTAAACAGGCTGCAGAAGGTGAGCTTAAAGGAATCCTTTCCTATAACGAACTGCCCCTTGTTTCGAGCGATTATAACGGCAATAACGCCAGTTCGATCGTTGACGGACTGTCCACAATGGTTATCGGCGATAAGATGGTCAAAGTCCTGGCCTGGTATGACAATGAATCCGGCTATTCGAACAGGGTGGTCGATGTGATCAAGATGATGGCTGCCCGTGGGCTTTAA
- the pyk gene encoding pyruvate kinase, whose product MRRTKIICTIGPASEHPEKIRQLIQSGMNVARLNFSHGSHETHGKTIVNLKTAAEQTGVNLGILLDTKGPEIRTGLVPEQGVHLENGSNFMLDQDESLGSAERVFVTYPDLWTEVVPGNHILLSDGLLDLEVASAANGQITTIVRNGGLLKSQKGVNVPGASIQLPALTLKDIEDIQFGLRNGIDFIAASFTRKASDILEVRKVVEEANAAVKIIAKIESHEGIRNIDSILEVADGIMVARGDLGVEIPVEEVPIYQKEIICKCNALGKTVIVATQMLESMTHQPRPTRAEASDVANAILDGTDAIMLSGETAAGEFPVEAVQTMDKIAHKAEGIFFKTSAPLEKGRNIADAIGHASYTIAADLNAAAIITPTQSGKTARMISRYRPKSLIIATTPYPEVARSLTLSWGVHTIIVSESTGTDQLLSVAVTRSLDQKLIQTGDVVVLTAGVPVGKVGTTNLIKVQAVGNVLVRGTGIGRRAYSGKASKVSDPEKFSQGDILIAPFTDAEQLPVMAKAGAVVIERGGLTSHAAIVALEYGIPAIVGADDAVQKIQEGVLITVDALSGVVYEGSVAIL is encoded by the coding sequence ATGCGAAGAACCAAGATCATTTGTACGATCGGTCCCGCCAGTGAGCATCCGGAAAAGATTAGACAGCTGATTCAGTCCGGCATGAATGTGGCCAGACTTAACTTTTCTCACGGCAGTCATGAGACGCATGGAAAAACAATTGTGAACCTCAAGACTGCTGCAGAACAAACCGGTGTTAATCTGGGGATCCTGCTGGATACCAAAGGTCCGGAGATTCGTACAGGCTTGGTTCCTGAGCAAGGGGTCCATCTGGAAAATGGAAGCAACTTTATGCTTGATCAGGATGAAAGCCTTGGTTCTGCGGAGCGGGTCTTTGTGACCTATCCGGATCTCTGGACCGAGGTTGTGCCCGGAAATCATATTCTGCTGAGTGATGGGCTGCTTGACCTGGAAGTCGCCTCAGCTGCAAATGGACAAATCACGACGATCGTCAGAAACGGGGGCCTGCTAAAATCCCAAAAAGGGGTCAATGTTCCCGGCGCCAGCATTCAGCTGCCGGCCCTCACACTGAAAGATATCGAAGATATTCAGTTCGGGCTGCGAAACGGGATTGATTTTATCGCGGCTTCCTTTACCCGCAAGGCTTCGGATATTCTGGAAGTGCGGAAAGTCGTCGAGGAAGCGAACGCTGCGGTAAAGATTATCGCCAAGATCGAAAGTCATGAAGGTATACGTAATATCGACAGTATTTTGGAAGTTGCCGACGGTATTATGGTAGCCCGGGGAGACCTTGGCGTGGAAATCCCGGTGGAAGAAGTCCCAATTTATCAAAAAGAGATTATTTGCAAATGCAATGCGTTGGGCAAAACAGTCATCGTAGCGACGCAGATGCTGGAATCGATGACGCACCAACCGCGTCCGACCAGAGCAGAAGCAAGTGATGTCGCCAATGCCATTTTAGACGGCACGGACGCGATCATGCTCTCTGGTGAGACTGCAGCCGGTGAATTTCCGGTCGAAGCGGTACAAACAATGGATAAAATAGCGCACAAGGCTGAAGGGATATTTTTTAAGACCAGTGCCCCGTTGGAAAAAGGACGCAATATTGCCGACGCGATCGGTCATGCCAGTTATACCATAGCAGCGGATCTGAACGCGGCCGCAATCATTACGCCGACCCAGTCCGGCAAAACAGCCAGAATGATTTCCCGTTACCGGCCGAAGTCTCTGATCATCGCAACAACGCCTTATCCCGAAGTAGCGAGAAGCCTGACCCTCAGCTGGGGTGTTCATACCATCATTGTCTCGGAAAGTACAGGAACGGACCAACTGCTTTCCGTTGCCGTGACAAGATCTTTGGATCAGAAATTGATTCAAACCGGCGATGTTGTGGTGCTGACTGCGGGTGTCCCAGTCGGCAAAGTTGGCACGACCAATCTGATCAAAGTCCAGGCGGTCGGGAATGTGCTGGTAAGAGGTACCGGGATCGGACGAAGAGCTTATTCGGGAAAAGCAAGCAAAGTTAGCGATCCGGAAAAATTCAGCCAAGGAGATATTCTTATAGCCCCTTTCACGGATGCCGAGCAGCTTCCGGTTATGGCGAAAGCCGGTGCAGTTGTGATTGAACGCGGAGGACTGACTTCACATGCGGCTATTGTCGCTTTGGAATATGGAATTCCGGCAATCGTCGGAGCGGATGACGCTGTACAGAAGATTCAGGAAGGTGTTTTAATTACTGTAGACGCCTTGTCTGGTGTTGTCTATGAGGGTTCCGTTGCAATACTATAA
- a CDS encoding DeoR/GlpR family DNA-binding transcription regulator, with amino-acid sequence MTAGRQEKIRYLLQKHGHLTVAELAAEFNVSEMTIRRDLKQLALMGLIQREHGKAVYPQNPQIKNTVFTTRLGEAQSEKLSIGRVAAALINEGESVILDSGTTTLSIALALDIKCTVVTNSLAVAEILSMREDITTVLTGGEVQSTTYSLLGPMTRENLDGFYADKLFLSATGISTEKGLSTSSMIESEVKQAMITSAREVILVAHSAKLGHILYHTFAKWEKVNKFITDAGASPEQIDKIEQYGVEVIIASPKVLLP; translated from the coding sequence TTGACAGCAGGCAGACAGGAAAAAATCAGATATTTGCTCCAAAAACACGGGCATTTGACGGTAGCGGAACTGGCTGCTGAGTTTAATGTTTCCGAAATGACCATACGCCGTGATCTTAAACAACTTGCTTTGATGGGCTTGATTCAGCGGGAACACGGCAAAGCCGTTTATCCTCAAAACCCTCAAATTAAAAATACCGTTTTTACCACCCGGCTTGGCGAAGCCCAAAGTGAAAAGCTTAGCATTGGCCGAGTAGCGGCTGCTCTGATTAATGAAGGAGAATCCGTGATTCTGGATTCTGGAACGACGACGCTGTCGATTGCGCTCGCCCTTGACATAAAATGCACGGTTGTAACGAATTCCCTTGCCGTTGCCGAAATTCTCAGTATGCGTGAAGATATCACGACTGTCCTAACAGGCGGGGAAGTGCAAAGCACGACCTATTCGCTGCTGGGTCCGATGACTAGGGAAAACCTGGATGGTTTCTACGCGGATAAACTGTTTCTGTCGGCGACAGGCATCAGCACGGAAAAAGGTCTTTCGACATCGAGCATGATCGAATCCGAAGTCAAACAGGCCATGATTACTTCGGCCAGGGAAGTTATTCTTGTCGCTCACAGCGCGAAACTCGGTCACATTCTCTACCATACGTTTGCCAAATGGGAAAAGGTAAATAAGTTTATCACCGATGCCGGGGCATCTCCGGAGCAAATTGATAAAATCGAGCAATACGGTGTAGAAGTCATTATTGCTTCTCCTAAAGTATTGCTTCCATAA
- a CDS encoding MinD/ParA family protein, with the protein MNQPQFFAGQKLNFTTNSELFHDIYTAEIKNVFPDRLELAITLHKGYLLLIPIGTVIRWLVSDSRTVLTSEVISRQPAQQSWCVTIPTVQRQQKKSRVIAIGSGKGGVGKTSLTINLSMALSQLGKRVIILDADIGMANVELLLKLNNPLNLTHVLKGECTLKDILTPGPGGIKLLPGSSGISSLTNLSPLQFNRIISGFADLEGECDIFLIDTGAGISEVVLKFLEAADDLLLITTTEPHAMMDTYGLTKALAYRNSNIRPYLVINRCEDEAEAIKCCETFKKASSKYLKLQPELLGWIYDDKKVTKSLKSQNPLFLSQPNSEYAVQVLSIAKTLLGKRVTHERSTGILSFINKIKRNFA; encoded by the coding sequence ATGAATCAGCCACAATTCTTTGCAGGACAAAAACTTAATTTTACGACAAACTCCGAATTGTTTCACGACATCTATACTGCAGAAATAAAGAATGTATTCCCTGACCGCTTGGAATTGGCAATCACTTTACATAAAGGTTATCTGCTGCTGATCCCGATTGGTACCGTGATACGCTGGCTGGTTTCCGATTCGAGAACCGTCCTTACATCCGAAGTGATTTCCCGGCAGCCTGCTCAGCAGAGCTGGTGCGTTACGATTCCAACTGTCCAGAGACAGCAAAAAAAATCCAGAGTCATTGCGATCGGCAGCGGTAAGGGCGGAGTTGGTAAAACTTCACTCACCATCAATTTGAGTATGGCTTTAAGCCAGCTTGGTAAAAGAGTTATTATCCTTGATGCCGATATTGGGATGGCCAATGTCGAATTATTGTTGAAATTGAATAATCCGCTGAACCTTACCCATGTCCTGAAAGGAGAGTGCACCTTAAAGGACATTCTGACTCCCGGCCCGGGAGGAATTAAGCTTCTGCCGGGTTCAAGCGGTATTTCATCGTTAACAAATCTCAGTCCTCTTCAGTTTAACCGTATCATATCCGGATTTGCGGATCTGGAAGGTGAATGTGATATCTTTCTGATCGATACCGGAGCGGGTATTTCGGAAGTCGTACTTAAATTTTTGGAGGCGGCGGATGACCTGTTGCTGATTACCACCACAGAACCGCACGCGATGATGGATACATACGGACTGACCAAAGCGCTGGCGTACCGCAATTCGAATATCCGTCCTTACCTGGTGATCAATCGCTGTGAAGATGAAGCCGAAGCGATAAAGTGCTGTGAAACATTTAAGAAAGCTTCGTCCAAGTATCTCAAGCTGCAGCCGGAACTGCTTGGCTGGATTTATGATGACAAAAAAGTCACAAAATCCTTAAAGAGTCAAAACCCCTTATTTTTATCCCAGCCTAATTCGGAATATGCAGTTCAGGTCCTCAGTATCGCCAAAACGCTTCTTGGGAAAAGAGTCACCCATGAAAGGTCCACGGGAATCTTGTCCTTTATCAATAAAATTAAAAGAAATTTTGCCTAG
- a CDS encoding peptidoglycan DD-metalloendopeptidase family protein, with the protein MISRKINKNYLDKIIQKFKKVNTAEALAKQAKRIKFGVVNLANKIEYKEIFSKTAAKIKNISWKSPKTIGITALALAVIFSGCFYFSATTPAVGIVVNGKNIGYAASKSEAKQLVQEILTQQGSAAGTVAQTSDTIEYKSLRLKNEDYTGPVSKDVLANAIKPYVDGFGLQVNGKVVVALANEQDINTLLKKYEDYQTKPSKNNTVSLVKIVEPVSKIASKVHPSEVKTVDAALEILVKGDVAETTYTIQEDDSLWLIARKNNMLTDEVIAANPGFTEDSVIQPGQKIKLVQTKPYLTVRSEGTKVVSEIVPFDVVSKTDSSIGYGKSIIKQAGKDGEKAVTYSYVEENGKMIEKQVVKEEVVSKPVNQIVAKGPGRSIVYVGTSRGSGSISGLSWPISGGITSYYGSRHGSFHTGIDIDGVTGQPYYAAASGTVVEAGWDGGYGYCIMIDHGNGVSTRYGHSSKLFVSVGQTVSKGQNIGNVGSTGNSTGSHLHFEVIINGSTVNPLNYL; encoded by the coding sequence ATGATTAGTAGAAAGATAAACAAAAATTATCTGGACAAAATCATACAAAAATTTAAAAAAGTGAATACTGCAGAGGCTTTGGCTAAGCAAGCGAAAAGAATAAAATTTGGCGTCGTGAACTTAGCAAATAAAATCGAATATAAAGAAATTTTTTCGAAGACAGCAGCAAAGATTAAAAATATTTCCTGGAAATCTCCAAAGACGATCGGGATCACCGCGCTGGCTTTGGCAGTGATTTTCAGTGGTTGTTTTTATTTTAGCGCGACAACTCCGGCAGTAGGTATTGTTGTAAACGGTAAAAACATTGGTTATGCAGCAAGTAAGTCTGAGGCTAAACAACTGGTTCAAGAGATTCTTACCCAGCAGGGGAGCGCAGCTGGAACCGTTGCTCAGACCAGCGATACCATAGAATATAAAAGTCTAAGATTAAAGAATGAAGATTATACCGGGCCGGTGTCTAAAGATGTTTTGGCAAATGCCATTAAGCCGTATGTCGATGGCTTTGGGTTACAGGTGAATGGCAAAGTCGTGGTTGCTTTAGCCAACGAACAAGATATCAATACTTTGTTGAAAAAGTATGAGGATTATCAGACGAAGCCTTCGAAAAATAATACTGTTTCTTTAGTCAAAATTGTCGAACCGGTCTCCAAAATTGCATCAAAGGTTCATCCGAGTGAAGTCAAGACAGTTGATGCTGCTTTGGAAATCTTGGTTAAAGGCGATGTGGCAGAAACCACGTATACCATTCAAGAAGATGATTCTTTATGGCTGATTGCCCGTAAGAACAATATGCTGACAGACGAAGTGATTGCTGCTAACCCGGGATTTACTGAAGACTCAGTAATTCAGCCGGGACAGAAAATCAAGCTGGTTCAAACAAAGCCTTACCTTACAGTACGAAGTGAAGGTACGAAAGTAGTCAGTGAGATTGTTCCGTTTGATGTGGTTTCCAAGACGGACAGCAGTATCGGCTACGGCAAGAGTATCATTAAGCAGGCTGGTAAAGATGGTGAAAAGGCCGTTACATATTCGTATGTTGAGGAAAATGGTAAAATGATCGAAAAGCAGGTTGTCAAGGAAGAAGTCGTCAGTAAACCTGTAAATCAGATTGTTGCCAAAGGTCCTGGCCGCTCAATTGTCTATGTGGGGACATCCCGCGGATCGGGCAGTATCTCCGGTTTAAGCTGGCCCATCAGCGGAGGCATTACCTCCTATTATGGTTCTCGACATGGAAGCTTCCATACTGGAATCGACATTGATGGAGTTACCGGCCAGCCCTATTATGCAGCAGCTTCCGGCACCGTTGTGGAAGCAGGATGGGATGGCGGATATGGATACTGCATCATGATCGATCATGGTAATGGCGTATCTACCCGGTATGGTCACTCATCCAAACTGTTTGTCAGTGTCGGACAAACTGTATCGAAAGGCCAAAACATCGGTAATGTAGGCTCAACCGGCAATTCAACAGGATCACACCTGCATTTTGAAGTAATCATTAACGGCAGTACTGTAAATCCTTTGAACTATCTCTAA
- a CDS encoding DegV family protein: protein MPFQIVVDSASDIPRDLAEKLGIVVVPMPVNIDGVTYAEGIDIFPEKFYADFKDYKELPKTSQPNLNLLKGAYEKVLAEGKEVIAIHLSSGLSSTCQTAVMVREMCSVSERIHIIDSLGASLGFGLQAILASEILKHTDTWQEIEPQIMEIKNRMRYIFTIDTLEYLVKGGRLSKTAGFVAGLLDVKPILHMNTEGKIDVFNKVRSRKAAIRKLIEIMKNEIVEAEKQVIGISHSACLEEAEALAEEIKNTLQVKDVIISDIGCVVGSHVGPGTLALYYQSVSKM from the coding sequence ATGCCATTTCAGATCGTAGTAGACAGCGCTTCAGATATTCCGAGAGATCTAGCTGAAAAGCTTGGGATTGTTGTTGTCCCGATGCCGGTTAATATTGATGGGGTCACCTATGCAGAAGGAATCGATATTTTTCCGGAAAAATTCTATGCTGACTTCAAAGACTATAAAGAACTCCCGAAGACTTCGCAGCCTAATTTGAATCTCTTAAAGGGTGCCTACGAAAAAGTGTTGGCTGAAGGTAAAGAAGTTATTGCCATACACCTGTCTTCCGGCTTAAGTTCAACTTGTCAAACGGCAGTGATGGTGCGGGAAATGTGCAGCGTTTCGGAGAGAATACATATCATCGACAGCCTTGGTGCATCTTTGGGATTTGGGCTGCAGGCCATACTTGCGTCAGAAATACTGAAGCATACCGATACCTGGCAGGAGATTGAACCGCAAATCATGGAGATTAAAAATAGAATGCGGTACATTTTTACCATTGATACGCTGGAGTACCTTGTGAAAGGCGGAAGATTAAGCAAAACCGCCGGATTCGTCGCCGGACTTTTGGATGTCAAACCGATCCTGCACATGAATACGGAAGGAAAAATTGACGTATTCAACAAAGTCAGATCCAGAAAAGCGGCGATCCGCAAGCTCATCGAAATCATGAAAAATGAAATAGTCGAAGCAGAAAAGCAAGTGATCGGGATTTCTCATTCGGCATGTCTGGAAGAAGCCGAAGCCCTGGCTGAAGAAATTAAAAATACACTGCAGGTCAAAGACGTAATTATTAGTGATATTGGCTGTGTTGTAGGCAGTCATGTCGGACCGGGAACTCTGGCGCTGTATTATCAGTCCGTTTCGAAGATGTAA
- the miaB gene encoding tRNA (N6-isopentenyl adenosine(37)-C2)-methylthiotransferase MiaB, translating to MSNKMNKKVCTISYGCQMSERDAETLTAISEKNGYERTDNPEQADLVIINTCCVRESAENKIIGKIGQLKNLKEKKPQLKIAVAGCMIQQPGLLEKLQKKASHVDIWTGTFDHHQFEDLLKTADQGGKASLVSEAACETTEVVPLAEKGKLRTNVNIMYGCDNYCAYCIVPYVRGRERSRPMDVILDEIRTLVENGCRDVTLLGQNVNSYGKKDGFAYDFSDLLNEIDKIEGLYRIRFMTSHPKDFSDKLIETVARGEHICEHFHLPFQAGSNQVLTAMNRGYTREYYLERIARILEIVPEARLTTDIIVGFPGETEEDFELTLELVNTVPFNQAFTFMFSKRSGTAGALLPDQVPLDIKKNRLQRLMVLQNSQSLSWRQKMIGNRYEILVEGPSKSDSKYLTGRTRGNEIVVFESREDLVGSLVSVTIRSANSWTLFGELSEP from the coding sequence ATGTCGAACAAAATGAATAAGAAAGTGTGTACGATTTCGTATGGCTGTCAAATGTCCGAGCGGGATGCCGAGACCTTGACGGCCATTTCGGAAAAAAACGGGTACGAGCGTACCGACAACCCTGAACAGGCCGATTTGGTTATCATTAATACCTGTTGTGTCAGAGAAAGCGCAGAAAATAAAATTATTGGCAAAATCGGTCAATTAAAAAATCTAAAAGAAAAAAAACCGCAGCTTAAGATTGCGGTTGCCGGATGCATGATCCAACAGCCCGGCCTGCTGGAAAAACTGCAAAAAAAGGCCTCTCATGTTGATATCTGGACAGGGACCTTTGATCATCATCAATTTGAAGATTTGCTGAAAACAGCGGATCAGGGCGGCAAAGCCTCACTTGTTTCCGAGGCTGCCTGTGAAACCACTGAGGTTGTTCCTTTAGCTGAAAAAGGAAAGCTTCGTACCAATGTCAACATCATGTATGGCTGTGACAATTATTGTGCCTATTGCATTGTTCCTTATGTCAGGGGAAGAGAACGCAGCCGTCCGATGGACGTCATTCTGGACGAAATCAGGACACTTGTCGAAAATGGCTGCCGTGATGTTACCTTGCTTGGCCAGAATGTCAATTCCTACGGGAAAAAAGACGGTTTTGCCTATGATTTTTCCGATTTACTGAATGAAATCGATAAAATTGAAGGGCTTTACCGAATCCGGTTTATGACCTCTCATCCCAAAGATTTCAGTGATAAGCTGATCGAAACGGTAGCCCGCGGCGAGCATATCTGTGAACACTTCCATCTGCCATTCCAGGCCGGAAGCAATCAAGTGCTGACGGCGATGAATAGAGGGTATACCAGGGAATATTACCTGGAAAGAATTGCGCGTATTCTGGAAATTGTACCCGAGGCCCGATTGACAACCGATATTATTGTTGGGTTTCCCGGGGAAACGGAAGAAGATTTTGAACTGACGCTTGAGCTTGTCAATACAGTGCCTTTCAACCAGGCCTTTACCTTTATGTTTTCCAAACGATCCGGGACGGCGGGGGCGTTGCTTCCGGATCAGGTTCCGCTCGACATCAAGAAGAACCGTCTGCAGCGCCTGATGGTGCTTCAAAATTCTCAGAGTCTGAGTTGGCGCCAGAAAATGATTGGCAACCGCTATGAAATTCTGGTGGAAGGACCCAGCAAGTCGGATTCTAAATATTTAACAGGCCGTACCAGAGGAAATGAGATTGTTGTATTTGAAAGCAGGGAGGACTTGGTTGGTTCACTTGTTTCGGTTACAATCAGATCTGCAAATTCCTGGACGCTTTTTGGGGAGCTAAGTGAACCATGA